The following proteins are encoded in a genomic region of Coffea eugenioides isolate CCC68of chromosome 6, Ceug_1.0, whole genome shotgun sequence:
- the LOC113776218 gene encoding protein At-4/1 isoform X2 codes for MAAATSDEEMDSLLSAFDQIYDEFKNGISEIQSLQLKCNAEAKNREALEFSVHSLQSENERLTKLYTESLRKLTNKIELHNSYQRLKDELKRLNDEHLQKENEYKNAMELLKQDHVTRIEELETQIRGYQIQKVENEATINQLQQDLAVQRNQVEFLTRRLEKVPSDLESRYHCEIEGLKDYVLVEQEEKDELSKKLQNLEKELLISRTKLAEHQRDSSSNQHVETLKQKIMKLRKENEVLKRKLLESKEG; via the exons ATGGCGGCGGCGACTTCTGATGAAGAAATGGATTCGTTGCTTTCTGCCTTCGATCAAATCTACGAC GAGTTCAAAAATGGAATCTCAGAGATTCAATCTTTGCAACTGAAATGCAACGCCGAGGCAAAAAATCGTGAAGCCCTAGAATTTTCTGTTCATAGCCTTCAATCAG AAAATGAGAGGCTTACAAAATTGTATACAGAATCTCTCAGAAAGTTGACTAATAAG ATTGAACTCCACAATAGTTACCAGAGGTTGAAAGATGAGCTGAAGCGACTGAATGATGAGCATCTACAGAAAGAGAAT GAATACAAGAATGCCATGGAATTGCTTAAACAGGACCATGTGACAAGAATtgaagaattggaaactcaaatCAG AGGATACCAGATTCAGAAGGTGGAAAATGAAGCTACAATCAACCAGCTCCAGCAAGACCTGGCTGTGCAGAGGAACCAAGTGGAATTTTTGACCAGAAGATTAGAGAAAGTTCCTTCTGACTTGGAATCCAGAT ATCACTGTGAGATTGAGGGTCTGAAGGACTATGTTCTGGTAGAACAGGAAGAGAAAGATGAATTAAGCAAGAAGCTCCAGAACTTGGAAAAGGAAT TGCTTATCAGTAGAACAAAGCTGGCTGAGCACCAGCGAGACTCATCTTCAAACCAGCATGTGGAGACTCTGAAACAGAAGATCATGAAATTGAGAAAGGAGAATGAAGTGCTGAAAAGAAAACTGCTCGAGTCAAAAGAAGGCTGA
- the LOC113776218 gene encoding protein At-4/1 isoform X1, with the protein MAAATSDEEMDSLLSAFDQIYDEFKNGISEIQSLQLKCNAEAKNREALEFSVHSLQSENERLTKLYTESLRKLTNKIELHNSYQRLKDELKRLNDEHLQKENQEYKNAMELLKQDHVTRIEELETQIRGYQIQKVENEATINQLQQDLAVQRNQVEFLTRRLEKVPSDLESRYHCEIEGLKDYVLVEQEEKDELSKKLQNLEKELLISRTKLAEHQRDSSSNQHVETLKQKIMKLRKENEVLKRKLLESKEG; encoded by the exons ATGGCGGCGGCGACTTCTGATGAAGAAATGGATTCGTTGCTTTCTGCCTTCGATCAAATCTACGAC GAGTTCAAAAATGGAATCTCAGAGATTCAATCTTTGCAACTGAAATGCAACGCCGAGGCAAAAAATCGTGAAGCCCTAGAATTTTCTGTTCATAGCCTTCAATCAG AAAATGAGAGGCTTACAAAATTGTATACAGAATCTCTCAGAAAGTTGACTAATAAG ATTGAACTCCACAATAGTTACCAGAGGTTGAAAGATGAGCTGAAGCGACTGAATGATGAGCATCTACAGAAAGAGAAT CAGGAATACAAGAATGCCATGGAATTGCTTAAACAGGACCATGTGACAAGAATtgaagaattggaaactcaaatCAG AGGATACCAGATTCAGAAGGTGGAAAATGAAGCTACAATCAACCAGCTCCAGCAAGACCTGGCTGTGCAGAGGAACCAAGTGGAATTTTTGACCAGAAGATTAGAGAAAGTTCCTTCTGACTTGGAATCCAGAT ATCACTGTGAGATTGAGGGTCTGAAGGACTATGTTCTGGTAGAACAGGAAGAGAAAGATGAATTAAGCAAGAAGCTCCAGAACTTGGAAAAGGAAT TGCTTATCAGTAGAACAAAGCTGGCTGAGCACCAGCGAGACTCATCTTCAAACCAGCATGTGGAGACTCTGAAACAGAAGATCATGAAATTGAGAAAGGAGAATGAAGTGCTGAAAAGAAAACTGCTCGAGTCAAAAGAAGGCTGA